A genomic stretch from uncultured Pseudodesulfovibrio sp. includes:
- a CDS encoding sigma-54 dependent transcriptional regulator, with translation MAKVLVIDDDRFICDALMELIRNIGHEADYASSVQEGLEKNLSEEFDVVFLDIRLPDGNGLDILPQLRELPVPPEVIILTGLGDPDGAELAIRNGAWDYLQKPLSPKKILLPLQRVLKYRDTLRNEGHDQFSLKRCGIVGNGPAISHALERLGAAAHSDASLLLTGETGTGKELFARALHENSKRSRGPFVIVDCASIPANLLESTLFGHVKGAFTGADRSSCGLVLEAHGGTLFLDEIGEMPLPLQKKLLRVLQERKYRQVGGSQEVSSNFRLVAATHRDLNEMVQKGLFRNDLLYRLGAMTINLPVLRDRKEDLGELTQHFARHICEKNSIPPKTFSDDFMEALAKYDWPGNIRELVNVLENAMISAYGHTELFANHLPERTRIAMLRNDLVPDNGAYLIDGPVDDHMEQCGTLPSYKEYRRQILEQADKNYFTRLMEASCWDIERACIFSGLRKSRVYDQLKQYGIEKE, from the coding sequence ATGGCAAAGGTCCTTGTGATAGATGATGACCGCTTTATCTGTGATGCGCTCATGGAGCTGATTCGCAATATTGGGCATGAGGCTGATTACGCATCAAGCGTTCAGGAAGGACTGGAAAAGAATTTGTCCGAAGAGTTTGATGTCGTCTTTCTTGATATCAGGCTTCCCGATGGAAATGGGTTGGATATTCTGCCGCAACTCCGGGAGCTTCCCGTTCCTCCTGAAGTCATTATTCTCACCGGACTCGGTGATCCTGATGGAGCTGAGCTGGCCATACGCAACGGTGCATGGGATTATCTGCAAAAACCTCTTTCTCCAAAGAAAATCCTGCTTCCCCTTCAGCGAGTGCTTAAATATCGGGATACTCTCCGCAACGAAGGGCATGATCAATTTTCCCTCAAGCGGTGTGGAATTGTCGGTAACGGGCCTGCTATCAGTCATGCCCTGGAACGTTTGGGAGCGGCCGCACACAGCGATGCCAGTCTCCTGCTTACTGGTGAAACTGGGACGGGCAAGGAACTCTTTGCGCGTGCCCTGCATGAAAACAGCAAGAGGAGTCGAGGGCCTTTCGTGATTGTTGACTGTGCTTCAATTCCGGCAAACTTGTTGGAGAGCACGTTGTTTGGTCATGTTAAAGGGGCTTTTACCGGCGCGGACCGTTCGAGTTGCGGATTGGTCCTCGAAGCGCACGGCGGCACACTTTTTCTTGATGAAATAGGTGAGATGCCCCTGCCTTTACAGAAGAAGCTGCTTCGGGTCTTGCAGGAGCGAAAGTACCGTCAGGTCGGTGGAAGCCAGGAGGTCAGCAGTAACTTCCGGCTGGTGGCAGCTACGCACCGAGATTTGAATGAAATGGTGCAAAAAGGCCTTTTCCGCAATGACCTCTTGTATCGCCTTGGGGCCATGACCATCAATCTCCCCGTATTGCGCGATCGCAAGGAGGATCTGGGGGAACTGACTCAGCATTTCGCACGGCATATCTGCGAGAAAAACTCAATTCCTCCCAAGACGTTTTCTGATGATTTCATGGAAGCCCTTGCAAAATACGACTGGCCCGGCAACATTCGCGAGTTGGTCAACGTTCTTGAGAATGCGATGATAAGCGCCTACGGCCATACGGAACTGTTTGCGAATCATTTGCCTGAACGGACTCGCATTGCAATGTTGCGAAATGACCTTGTGCCGGACAATGGGGCATATCTTATTGACGGGCCGGTTGACGATCACATGGAACAATGTGGTACCTTGCCATCATATAAGGAATACCGACGGCAGATTCTGGAACAGGCCGACAAGAACTATTTTACTCGTTTGATGGAAGCCTCGTGTTGGGATATTGAACGGGCCTGCATTTTCTCTGGACTACGAAAAAGTCGAGTCTACGACCAGCTCAAACAATACGGTATCGAAAAAGAATAA
- a CDS encoding transporter substrate-binding domain-containing protein, translating into MKKIFGFLLCACMLLAAFSCSPLDGHTPLTSEERAWINENKEIPLGVSLHYPPYEEFGLKGGYQGLSADYIRLINEKTGLKFVPVRFRNRDEVLAGIKKGEVSVVAALEMTDKRRELLDFTQPYVNVPAAIITRKEFKGELSLEKLDGMRIGVTVSPEFIGYMEKYFPGDYTVIPMAGGYIGGLRSLAVGDVDALICDMALASRYIANARISNLRIAGISSYTIDLRIASLKSQPIVGQILRKGLAMILPHERKTIEEKWLTLHYRPIWASWKFWMGLLGVLGVVFGGIVLVLFWNRSLKRQVAQRTLALSSINKVLLGALDCHTEREVMLRCLQEAKAMSSSERAFLGEVQQTGLIKVLLATEGSVDCPEWDCAEFEDIVLEVEHLERLAGGHVVNVSIRGGRKAHPHLIMVPLQILAGTNMKIIAVARSESRYISNEVSLLAEVLFAFEEALQRKRTEISLHEKERQLQRVQRMEALGTLAGGIAHDFNNILGVIIANGEMVEMFHLDVDRAVYPKIRAILAAAYRGRDLVNQILTFTRKSNEEAAVLNVGPILKETVKFLQSSLPASITIDYAIESPESTVLVDPTQMHQVLMNLCTNAAHAMESIGGRLDLALRSGTVNPHQVGAQTLTAGPYLILEVRDTGSGIKPELMERLFDPFFTTKEPGKGTGLGLSVVQGIVKSWGGEVLVKSTLGKGSLFQVFIPARSEHGTQPVPLGSSGEISKGTGCILFVDDEEELVRSCSEFLTNLGYKVHAETDSQAALDLFRSAPDTFDLVITDYNMPGLSGDDLARKILGEKPNVPVILCSGYSQSFDESTAASLGIMEYLKKPISLKMLALAVRKYLRPDLEKETHDFME; encoded by the coding sequence ATGAAAAAGATATTCGGATTTCTTTTGTGCGCCTGCATGCTGCTGGCAGCATTCTCCTGTTCCCCGCTTGACGGGCACACTCCTCTCACGTCGGAAGAACGGGCGTGGATTAATGAAAACAAGGAGATTCCGCTTGGGGTCTCCCTTCATTATCCACCGTATGAAGAGTTTGGTCTGAAGGGTGGGTATCAAGGGCTGAGTGCCGACTATATTCGATTGATAAATGAAAAAACCGGGCTGAAATTCGTTCCGGTACGGTTCAGAAACCGTGATGAAGTCCTGGCAGGAATCAAGAAGGGCGAAGTCTCTGTTGTCGCTGCTCTGGAAATGACGGACAAGCGACGTGAATTGCTCGATTTTACGCAGCCATATGTGAATGTTCCGGCGGCGATAATAACCCGGAAGGAATTCAAGGGAGAACTTTCTCTTGAAAAGCTCGACGGAATGAGAATAGGCGTCACGGTTTCACCGGAATTCATCGGATATATGGAGAAGTATTTCCCGGGTGATTATACAGTCATTCCGATGGCTGGCGGGTATATCGGCGGTTTGCGTTCTCTGGCGGTCGGTGATGTGGACGCTCTGATCTGCGACATGGCCCTTGCTTCGCGCTATATAGCCAATGCCCGTATCAGCAATCTGCGAATAGCTGGTATCTCAAGTTATACGATAGACTTGCGAATAGCCTCACTCAAAAGTCAGCCCATTGTCGGTCAGATTTTGAGAAAGGGACTTGCGATGATCCTTCCGCATGAGCGCAAAACCATTGAAGAGAAATGGTTGACTCTGCACTATCGGCCAATCTGGGCCAGTTGGAAATTCTGGATGGGGTTGCTTGGTGTGCTTGGCGTTGTCTTCGGTGGCATTGTCCTTGTCCTGTTTTGGAATCGCAGCCTCAAACGTCAGGTGGCTCAAAGAACCCTGGCTTTGAGTTCAATCAACAAGGTATTACTCGGAGCATTGGATTGCCATACGGAGCGGGAAGTCATGTTGCGGTGCCTTCAGGAAGCAAAGGCGATGTCGTCGAGTGAACGAGCTTTTCTGGGGGAGGTTCAGCAAACAGGTTTAATCAAGGTTCTTCTCGCTACGGAAGGTTCTGTGGATTGCCCGGAATGGGATTGTGCCGAGTTCGAGGATATTGTCCTCGAGGTTGAGCATCTGGAACGTCTGGCCGGTGGGCATGTTGTCAACGTGTCCATCAGGGGAGGCAGGAAAGCCCATCCTCATCTCATTATGGTTCCGCTCCAGATTCTTGCCGGGACCAATATGAAGATCATTGCAGTTGCCAGAAGTGAAAGCAGGTACATTTCCAATGAAGTTTCTCTGCTGGCGGAAGTCTTGTTTGCTTTTGAAGAAGCGTTGCAACGTAAGCGTACCGAGATATCGCTGCATGAAAAGGAACGCCAGCTACAGCGGGTGCAGCGCATGGAGGCTCTTGGTACCCTGGCTGGCGGCATTGCTCATGATTTCAATAATATACTTGGTGTGATTATCGCCAATGGCGAGATGGTCGAAATGTTCCATCTGGACGTTGATCGTGCTGTTTATCCTAAAATCCGTGCCATTCTCGCGGCAGCGTATCGAGGACGAGATCTGGTCAATCAGATTTTGACCTTCACGAGAAAAAGCAATGAAGAAGCGGCAGTTCTGAATGTCGGCCCTATTCTCAAGGAAACCGTCAAATTCCTTCAATCTTCCCTGCCGGCTTCAATTACCATTGATTATGCCATCGAGTCTCCGGAATCGACGGTGCTTGTCGATCCGACGCAAATGCATCAGGTTCTGATGAATTTGTGTACCAATGCGGCCCATGCAATGGAGAGCATTGGAGGCAGACTCGATCTTGCCTTGCGATCGGGAACGGTCAACCCCCATCAGGTCGGGGCGCAGACCCTGACGGCTGGTCCGTATCTGATTCTTGAGGTTCGAGACACTGGAAGTGGTATCAAACCGGAGTTGATGGAACGGCTTTTCGATCCGTTTTTTACGACCAAGGAGCCAGGGAAAGGAACGGGGCTTGGACTTTCTGTTGTCCAGGGTATCGTAAAATCCTGGGGTGGCGAGGTGCTGGTAAAAAGCACCCTTGGAAAGGGTTCTCTTTTTCAGGTGTTCATACCGGCTAGAAGCGAGCATGGTACGCAGCCGGTACCGCTGGGAAGTAGTGGAGAAATTTCCAAGGGAACGGGGTGTATTCTATTTGTGGATGACGAAGAGGAGCTGGTCAGATCCTGCTCCGAATTCCTCACCAATCTCGGGTATAAGGTGCATGCGGAAACTGATAGTCAGGCTGCTTTGGATCTTTTCAGAAGTGCCCCCGATACATTTGATCTTGTCATTACTGATTACAACATGCCCGGTCTGAGCGGTGATGATCTCGCCCGGAAGATTCTTGGCGAAAAACCGAATGTTCCGGTTATCCTGTGCAGCGGCTATAGTCAGAGTTTTGATGAAAGCACCGCAGCGTCTCTCGGCATAATGGAATACCTCAAGAAACCGATCAGCCTGAAAATGCTGGCTTTGGCCGTTCGGAAATATTTACGGCCCGACCTTGAGAAAGAAACGCATGACTTTATGGAATAG
- a CDS encoding FmdE family protein: MVNRGVIESEVYQNVGQHTFEEFIEMASLFHNYPAPGLLIGGYMVAEAQRYMPEGTLYEAISETSWCLPDAIQMLTPCTVGNGWMRVMNFGLYAMSLYDKSTREGIRVWLDLEKIPHESEIRTWFLKTKAKPDQDSELLRHQIGMAGASILSVEKITLNRSLLVRRNKGKIAVCSVCGEAYPSAHGSICRSCRGESPYEGSLKAESSILYPLPKQIRKVGAEGALGKRAVHDMTQIIPGSDKGAAFRNGQTFDVGDLCRLQQMGKNTLFVQEEAVDDQWVHEDDCAQSFAEAMAGKGIAPRQAPHEGKVTLKAEHDGLLFVDTHRLKAFNLSPGVMAASRKGWTFVRKGAEIAGTRAIPLYMQRDQFECAQGVLSSGPLFEVLPLKQATVGILITGNEVFNGTIEDRFEEIIRAKLTAFNCTVYKAVLVPDDRDAIRVAALEMVEGGCDLLITTAGLSVDPDDVTRHGLVDAGAHSLTYGAPILPGAMTLIGKIGAARLLGVPACALFFQRTSLDLLLPRLLADVDISRDDLAEMGEGGMCLGCSNCTFPKCSFGR, translated from the coding sequence ATGGTGAATCGTGGTGTTATAGAGAGTGAGGTCTACCAGAACGTTGGCCAGCATACGTTTGAAGAATTTATAGAAATGGCTAGTCTGTTTCATAATTATCCTGCTCCTGGGTTGCTCATAGGTGGGTATATGGTTGCCGAGGCGCAGCGTTACATGCCGGAAGGGACGCTGTATGAGGCTATCTCGGAAACGTCCTGGTGCCTGCCTGATGCCATTCAGATGCTGACCCCGTGCACGGTTGGCAACGGGTGGATGCGTGTTATGAATTTCGGGTTGTACGCCATGAGTCTGTACGACAAATCTACACGTGAAGGGATCAGAGTCTGGCTTGATCTTGAAAAGATTCCACATGAATCTGAAATCCGGACATGGTTTCTGAAGACCAAGGCCAAACCGGATCAGGATTCTGAATTATTACGTCATCAAATAGGTATGGCCGGTGCTTCTATTCTGTCGGTTGAAAAGATCACTTTGAATCGAAGCTTACTGGTCAGGCGGAACAAGGGAAAAATTGCCGTCTGTTCAGTGTGCGGCGAGGCGTATCCTTCGGCGCATGGTTCAATCTGCCGTTCGTGCAGAGGGGAATCTCCCTATGAAGGGAGCCTGAAGGCGGAGTCTTCCATCCTGTATCCGCTTCCAAAACAGATTCGTAAAGTCGGTGCAGAAGGTGCCTTGGGGAAAAGAGCCGTCCATGACATGACCCAGATAATCCCAGGTTCTGACAAGGGTGCGGCCTTCAGGAATGGACAGACATTTGATGTTGGCGACTTGTGCCGACTTCAGCAGATGGGGAAAAATACGCTTTTTGTACAGGAAGAGGCCGTTGACGATCAATGGGTGCATGAAGATGACTGTGCTCAAAGTTTTGCAGAAGCTATGGCCGGAAAGGGCATCGCTCCCAGACAGGCTCCGCATGAAGGCAAGGTCACTCTCAAGGCGGAACATGATGGCTTGCTGTTTGTTGATACCCACAGGTTGAAAGCCTTCAATCTGTCACCCGGCGTCATGGCTGCGAGTCGAAAAGGGTGGACATTCGTACGAAAAGGGGCAGAGATTGCGGGAACACGGGCTATCCCACTGTATATGCAGCGCGATCAGTTTGAATGTGCGCAGGGTGTCCTTTCGTCTGGCCCGCTCTTTGAAGTTCTGCCGTTGAAACAGGCAACTGTCGGCATTTTGATTACTGGCAATGAGGTTTTCAACGGAACTATCGAAGATCGTTTTGAGGAGATCATTCGTGCCAAATTGACGGCCTTCAACTGCACGGTATACAAGGCCGTACTGGTACCGGATGATCGTGATGCTATTCGTGTTGCGGCTTTGGAAATGGTCGAGGGCGGATGTGATTTACTCATTACGACAGCCGGTCTTTCGGTGGACCCGGACGACGTGACCAGACACGGTTTGGTTGATGCCGGAGCCCATTCCCTGACATATGGTGCGCCGATTCTTCCGGGAGCCATGACCCTGATCGGGAAAATCGGGGCAGCCAGATTGCTTGGGGTTCCCGCTTGTGCTCTGTTCTTCCAACGAACCAGCCTTGATCTTCTGTTGCCCCGGTTGCTTGCAGATGTTGATATCTCGCGAGATGATCTGGCGGAGATGGGAGAAGGCGGCATGTGTCTTGGATGTTCCAATTGCACTTTCCCTAAATGTTCGTTTGGAAGGTAG